A window of the Brumimicrobium sp. genome harbors these coding sequences:
- a CDS encoding PorT family protein → MNKLLLLFISIFFLIGPTASTAQTLSIDKITRFGLSQTAIHSRIRNIHNASIGRYGTAIGVFAQIKIEPRKKVYPIALKPAQIFFVAQLEYSMQGERTKLKDGTINKYFNDYINLPLYIKYYFSFKSTSPVKRFMIMGGPKIGGCVVQYGQADLSKERESVQLAHTNFKALDLGYSFAMGLYFFRHIEGFMRFDQSFTEVYGNYNRKTFNYALSGGINIFFD, encoded by the coding sequence ATGAATAAATTACTACTTCTATTTATTAGCATCTTTTTCCTAATTGGACCTACAGCTAGTACAGCACAGACATTAAGCATTGATAAAATTACGCGATTCGGACTTAGTCAAACGGCTATTCATTCTAGAATTCGAAACATACATAATGCATCCATTGGTCGTTACGGAACAGCCATTGGAGTCTTTGCGCAAATCAAGATAGAGCCTCGTAAAAAAGTATATCCTATAGCATTAAAACCTGCTCAAATATTTTTTGTAGCTCAATTAGAGTACAGCATGCAAGGAGAAAGAACCAAATTAAAGGATGGAACTATCAATAAATATTTTAATGATTACATCAATTTGCCTTTATACATAAAATACTATTTCAGTTTTAAATCAACTTCTCCTGTAAAACGTTTTATGATTATGGGAGGTCCAAAGATTGGAGGGTGTGTTGTGCAATATGGACAAGCTGATTTAAGCAAAGAAAGAGAGAGTGTTCAGTTGGCTCATACAAACTTTAAAGCCTTAGATTTGGGTTATTCTTTTGCAATGGGACTTTATTTCTTCCGTCACATAGAAGGATTCATGCGTTTCGATCAAAGCTTTACAGAGGTTTACGGAAATTATAACCGCAAGACTTTTAACTATGCGTTAAGCGGAGGAATCAATATTTTCTTTGATTAA
- a CDS encoding GLPGLI family protein, whose protein sequence is MRERICGSKKILVVLVLFLTSWAYGQVITSGEISYTRRTNLEKRYKGNKRMAGQSKKWLQEPKVDKYTLYFDENASLFMPMPVIAGEEDREWTTTKTTTLTDLRKGTVERQFNFMGSEIYLNDTITKRDWIITGGTRDIAGYKTKQAMWIANDSTKIYAWYSEQIRPSVGPETYSGLPGAILGLAIEDGGVVYFAEKVTPLKLKDFRNKMPKGKDKNTYTKKSLYDFIISRFTKEDYGGRILDDILIW, encoded by the coding sequence ATGAGGGAAAGAATATGTGGTTCTAAGAAAATTTTGGTTGTGTTGGTGTTATTTCTAACATCATGGGCCTACGGACAAGTGATTACTTCTGGAGAGATAAGCTATACCCGGAGAACCAACCTTGAAAAGCGATACAAAGGAAACAAACGTATGGCTGGGCAATCTAAAAAATGGTTGCAAGAACCTAAAGTTGATAAATATACACTGTACTTTGATGAAAATGCTTCATTGTTTATGCCAATGCCTGTGATAGCAGGGGAAGAGGACAGAGAATGGACTACTACTAAAACAACTACCCTTACAGATTTGCGTAAGGGCACTGTAGAAAGGCAGTTTAACTTTATGGGCTCAGAAATTTATTTGAATGATACGATTACCAAGCGTGATTGGATTATTACAGGTGGAACACGTGACATTGCTGGATACAAAACAAAACAAGCTATGTGGATAGCGAATGATTCTACTAAAATTTATGCTTGGTATTCTGAGCAGATACGACCTTCTGTAGGACCTGAGACTTATTCCGGACTACCTGGGGCTATCTTAGGTTTAGCTATTGAAGATGGGGGAGTAGTGTATTTTGCTGAAAAAGTTACCCCTCTAAAATTGAAGGATTTTAGGAATAAAATGCCAAAAGGAAAAGATAAAAACACTTATACCAAAAAAAGCCTCTATGATTTTATCATCTCTCGTTTTACTAAGGAAGATTACGGTGGAAGAATTTTGGATGATATTCTAATTTGGTAA
- the mscL gene encoding large conductance mechanosensitive channel protein MscL: MKKLLIEFRDFIMTGNVIDLSVAVILATAVGAVISNFTNGIMMPIVGHFTGGVDFSDLKIILDDAVIGAGGEVVKPENAIMYGKWINVLIDLTIVGFILFLIVKLNSRVKEIAKKKQEDAPAEPEAPAAPSQEDLLAEIRDELKKMNEK; this comes from the coding sequence ATGAAAAAACTTTTGATAGAATTCCGTGATTTCATTATGACCGGAAACGTAATTGACCTTTCAGTTGCCGTAATCCTTGCCACAGCAGTAGGAGCTGTAATTTCTAATTTCACCAATGGTATTATGATGCCTATTGTAGGACATTTCACAGGAGGTGTCGATTTTTCAGATCTCAAAATTATTCTGGATGATGCTGTAATAGGTGCTGGAGGTGAAGTAGTGAAACCAGAAAATGCCATCATGTATGGAAAATGGATCAATGTATTAATTGATTTAACCATCGTTGGTTTTATCCTTTTCTTAATTGTGAAGTTAAATTCACGCGTTAAGGAAATCGCCAAGAAAAAACAAGAAGATGCACCGGCTGAACCAGAAGCACCGGCTGCGCCAAGTCAAGAGGATTTACTTGCCGAGATTCGAGATGAATTAAAAAAGATGAACGAGAAATAA
- a CDS encoding c-type cytochrome has product MKRKVFYILGALLFGGLSMSVAFNTKSSNNVTAVQEGEPTNLQVLPKETSMKDVKKIMWGFNQALGVKCSHCHAPKADGKGLDFASDDNHKKLIARGMMHMTKGINENYFYKYQSSDVKVDKVSCVTCHNKKAHPKV; this is encoded by the coding sequence ATGAAAAGAAAAGTATTTTATATCCTAGGCGCTCTTTTGTTTGGCGGATTGAGTATGAGCGTGGCATTTAACACCAAATCTTCAAATAATGTAACTGCTGTACAAGAAGGAGAACCTACTAATTTACAGGTGTTACCTAAAGAAACATCTATGAAAGATGTGAAAAAGATCATGTGGGGCTTCAATCAAGCATTGGGTGTAAAATGTAGCCATTGCCACGCACCAAAAGCAGATGGAAAAGGACTTGATTTCGCAAGTGATGATAACCATAAGAAATTAATTGCTCGTGGTATGATGCACATGACAAAAGGAATCAATGAAAACTATTTCTATAAATACCAAAGTAGCGATGTAAAAGTGGATAAAGTAAGTTGTGTGACTTGTCACAATAAAAAAGCACATCCAAAAGTATAA
- the folE gene encoding GTP cyclohydrolase I FolE, whose amino-acid sequence MQDQFKYDDEVTKDLMVSYENILSKIGEDTKREGLLKTPERIAKAIQYLTKGYKQDPDAIMKSAIFHEDYSEMVIVKDIEVYSQCEHHMLPFFGKAHVAYIPDGKIVGLSKIPRIVDAYSHRLQVQERLTLEIRDCIQRTLKPKGVAVVLECHHMCMQMRGVEKQNSTTTTSAFKGLFITNDSTRKEFIQLVNANLH is encoded by the coding sequence ATGCAAGATCAATTTAAATACGACGATGAGGTTACCAAAGATTTGATGGTTTCCTATGAAAATATTCTATCAAAAATTGGGGAAGATACCAAACGTGAAGGTTTGCTAAAAACTCCAGAGCGAATTGCAAAAGCGATTCAATATCTCACTAAGGGATATAAACAAGATCCAGATGCCATTATGAAAAGTGCCATCTTCCACGAAGATTATTCAGAAATGGTGATTGTGAAAGATATTGAAGTATATTCTCAATGCGAACATCACATGCTACCTTTTTTTGGCAAAGCACATGTCGCTTATATTCCTGATGGAAAGATTGTTGGATTGAGCAAAATTCCACGTATTGTGGATGCATATTCACATCGCTTGCAGGTACAGGAAAGATTAACCTTGGAAATACGTGATTGTATTCAACGGACACTTAAACCTAAAGGAGTAGCAGTGGTTTTGGAATGCCATCACATGTGCATGCAAATGCGTGGAGTTGAAAAACAAAATTCAACAACTACCACTTCCGCATTTAAAGGTTTATTTATTACCAATGATAGCACGCGTAAAGAATTTATTCAGTTGGTAAATGCGAATCTGCATTAA
- a CDS encoding GIY-YIG nuclease family protein, whose protein sequence is MIGYIYILECSDGSYYTGSTKDLKRRLAQHQLGEGANHTKKRLPVKLVYYEEYNRIDTAFYREKQIQGWSRAKKEALINGQTNLLNELSECQNDTHFKNYIEYKEE, encoded by the coding sequence ATGATAGGATATATTTACATACTAGAATGTTCAGACGGAAGTTACTACACAGGTAGTACTAAAGATCTAAAACGAAGATTGGCTCAACATCAATTAGGGGAAGGAGCAAATCATACAAAAAAACGTCTTCCTGTAAAATTGGTATATTATGAAGAATATAATCGAATAGATACCGCATTCTATAGAGAGAAGCAAATCCAAGGATGGAGTCGAGCTAAGAAAGAAGCTCTAATCAATGGACAAACCAATTTACTTAACGAACTCTCGGAATGTCAAAATGATACACATTTTAAAAATTATATAGAATATAAAGAGGAGTGA
- a CDS encoding polysaccharide biosynthesis tyrosine autokinase — MEDYNNHLANEDQENINIKEILEEYLFHWRWFIFSLVITLAAAYLYIRYTTPVYQTEGKILLQDDKKSGAGMPDLDIFSDLGLFKSGSNVQNEIEILKSRRLLGKVVQELNLNTAYFDNNSFTQIRQSELYLNSPLELTLFHKDSIRHNIAFTVVVKDENTLALNYTIGKKESKTSSVKIGEKLSFPFGDILISKTDFFTEKCKGKEYNIFYFTDNSIVKSLQGKLDVSTANKESSVLALTYKDITPKKNEDILNELIRQHDLDKKVDKNEIAVKTSEFINERIGIISKELSDVDFLNLSFKKDNKLIDIQTDVQSSIGKESTYESRVIEVSIQLELAHFVNDYLQQNPNKYEVLPANLGFEDNSIAALIGKYNELVLNRSKLIYNSTEKNPMVLELEEQIEQLRANITTSLSNMLTSYQMELKSLQAKLDLYKGKLSQIPDYEKEYVDIQRQQQIKETLYLYLLQKREENEIASAATISNIKVVDYAFTNPIPVSPKRQIIYLAAFILGILLPVGGIYLKNLLDTLIKSSKDIEDTKIPCVGSIPRDRNKEIDVRNLAKRTSVSEAFRILRTNLSFMLPKSEKGHVIMITSSISGEGKTHVSSHLGYTIALSGKKVVVLGLDLRNPKLGRIFNFTENKGASNYLIGEDTDWHTLLHKDCGIDGLDVLSTGPIPPNPSELLMRPESTQLITELRNEYDFVLIDTAPVSLVTDTILINHLADATIYTVRANKTDKRMLKIPMDLIRQGKLKNVGIVVNDIDMKKFGYGYGYGYGYGYGYGYGYGYVYGDETKKGYVRRFIDKYIKR, encoded by the coding sequence ATGGAAGACTACAATAATCACTTGGCCAACGAAGACCAAGAAAATATAAATATCAAAGAAATACTGGAAGAATACCTCTTTCATTGGAGGTGGTTTATATTTTCCTTAGTTATTACGCTTGCAGCTGCTTATTTATACATTCGCTATACAACTCCTGTATATCAAACAGAAGGAAAAATCTTATTGCAAGACGATAAGAAATCAGGGGCAGGGATGCCTGATTTGGATATTTTTAGTGATTTAGGGCTTTTTAAAAGCGGTTCTAACGTACAGAATGAAATAGAAATTCTTAAATCCAGACGATTACTGGGAAAAGTAGTGCAAGAACTCAATCTGAATACTGCCTATTTCGATAACAATTCCTTTACACAAATTCGTCAATCGGAGTTATACCTCAATTCTCCGTTGGAGTTAACTCTCTTTCACAAAGATTCGATTCGACACAACATTGCCTTTACAGTAGTTGTAAAAGATGAAAACACTCTGGCACTAAACTATACCATAGGTAAAAAAGAATCTAAAACCAGCTCGGTAAAAATTGGAGAAAAACTTTCCTTCCCTTTCGGAGACATCCTAATTAGTAAAACTGATTTCTTTACTGAAAAATGCAAAGGCAAAGAATACAACATCTTCTATTTTACGGATAATAGCATTGTTAAGAGTTTACAGGGGAAATTAGATGTCTCTACAGCTAATAAAGAATCATCGGTTTTAGCACTCACCTATAAAGATATTACTCCTAAAAAAAATGAAGACATACTCAACGAGTTAATTCGTCAACACGATTTAGATAAAAAAGTTGATAAAAATGAAATTGCTGTCAAAACTAGCGAATTTATCAACGAGCGTATAGGTATTATCTCTAAGGAATTATCGGATGTAGATTTCTTGAATTTGAGTTTTAAGAAGGATAATAAACTGATAGACATTCAAACAGATGTTCAAAGCTCGATTGGAAAAGAGAGTACGTATGAATCCCGAGTGATCGAGGTAAGTATTCAACTTGAATTAGCACATTTTGTCAATGACTACCTCCAACAAAATCCAAACAAGTACGAGGTACTCCCTGCTAATTTAGGCTTTGAAGACAACTCCATTGCTGCTTTGATTGGGAAATACAATGAGTTAGTACTTAATCGTAGTAAGTTAATTTACAACTCTACGGAGAAGAACCCCATGGTATTAGAATTGGAAGAACAGATAGAGCAACTACGAGCCAACATCACTACAAGTTTGAGCAACATGCTGACTTCCTACCAAATGGAGCTAAAATCTTTACAAGCTAAGTTGGACCTATACAAGGGTAAACTTTCCCAAATCCCAGACTACGAAAAGGAATATGTAGACATTCAGCGTCAGCAACAAATTAAAGAAACTTTATACCTGTATTTACTTCAAAAGCGAGAAGAAAATGAGATTGCATCTGCCGCTACCATTTCCAATATTAAAGTAGTAGATTATGCCTTTACCAATCCTATTCCTGTATCTCCTAAGCGACAAATTATCTATTTAGCTGCATTTATCTTAGGAATCTTACTTCCTGTAGGTGGAATATATTTGAAGAATTTACTAGATACCTTAATTAAGAGTTCAAAAGATATAGAGGATACCAAGATCCCATGTGTAGGTTCCATACCAAGAGACAGAAATAAAGAGATTGATGTAAGGAATTTAGCCAAGCGTACTTCAGTTTCGGAGGCCTTCCGTATTTTACGTACTAACCTTTCCTTTATGCTTCCTAAAAGCGAGAAAGGGCATGTCATCATGATTACCTCTTCTATTTCGGGAGAAGGAAAAACCCACGTTTCTTCCCATTTAGGCTATACCATTGCACTTTCTGGAAAGAAGGTGGTTGTACTGGGCTTAGACTTGCGAAACCCTAAACTAGGTCGTATTTTTAATTTCACTGAAAATAAAGGAGCTTCTAATTATTTGATAGGAGAAGATACGGATTGGCATACACTCTTACACAAAGATTGTGGAATAGATGGATTGGATGTTTTATCTACCGGTCCAATTCCTCCTAACCCTTCAGAGTTGTTGATGCGTCCGGAGTCAACCCAACTCATTACAGAACTAAGAAATGAATATGATTTTGTTTTGATCGATACAGCGCCTGTAAGTTTAGTTACTGACACCATCTTAATTAATCATTTAGCTGATGCTACTATTTATACTGTCCGTGCCAACAAAACTGATAAGCGTATGTTAAAAATTCCAATGGATTTAATACGTCAAGGTAAATTAAAAAATGTAGGTATTGTGGTGAACGATATAGACATGAAGAAGTTTGGGTATGGATATGGATACGGGTATGGATATGGTTACGGATATGGATATGGGTATGGGTATGTGTACGGAGACGAAACTAAGAAGGGGTATGTGAGGAGGTTTATTGATAAGTATATTAAGAGATAA
- a CDS encoding sodium-dependent transporter: MSTNEESWGSRVGLILAMAGNAVGLGNFLRFPAQAVQNGGGAFIIPYLVCFLLMGIPLLFVEWSTGRFGGKFGHHSTPFILDSMDKRRFWKYVGVFGIFTNIAVASYYCYLESWTLSWVWHSIGGSFAGKTQAEVAGFFGEYVGLSSVEPIIFWLICLFINTWILSRGLSGGVEKAAKIGMPLLLIFGAFLAIKAITIKAGESGALFSGTEGLNFLWTPQLDSIWSTKVWLAAAGQVFFTLSLGMGSIQCYASYIKRKDDIALNSMSAGWMNSFVEIVLGSSILIPISIGYLGVDQVVEMTKNGGLSLGFKTLPYLFEQWGRVLAALAGLAWFGLLFFAGITSSLAMGTPVMGFLQDEFNWKRKNAAYALGAIVLLLGLPTVIFFDYGVFDEYDYWAGTVSLVVFALLELILFAWVFGMDKGWNEINTGADIKVPTLFKYVIKYITPIILGFVFFASIPEIWGKITNKEIYAAIAAATSQGEIDALETKMLFVNISRAGLLLVWLGIAYFVHVAYRKRIREGRFTS, encoded by the coding sequence ATGTCAACTAACGAAGAATCGTGGGGATCGAGAGTCGGTTTAATCTTGGCTATGGCTGGAAATGCAGTTGGATTAGGAAATTTCCTACGATTCCCTGCGCAAGCAGTACAAAATGGAGGAGGAGCTTTCATTATTCCCTATCTTGTATGTTTTCTTTTAATGGGAATTCCCCTGTTATTTGTAGAATGGTCAACCGGACGTTTTGGTGGGAAATTTGGACACCATAGCACTCCGTTTATCCTGGATTCTATGGACAAACGCCGCTTTTGGAAATATGTCGGTGTTTTCGGTATATTCACCAATATCGCAGTAGCCTCTTATTATTGTTATTTAGAATCTTGGACACTTTCATGGGTATGGCATTCAATTGGTGGGAGTTTTGCTGGAAAAACACAAGCTGAAGTTGCTGGCTTTTTCGGTGAATATGTTGGACTATCAAGCGTTGAACCGATTATTTTTTGGTTAATCTGTTTGTTTATCAATACATGGATTTTATCTAGAGGTTTAAGTGGAGGAGTAGAAAAAGCTGCTAAAATTGGTATGCCTCTACTTTTGATTTTTGGCGCTTTCTTAGCTATTAAAGCTATAACTATTAAAGCAGGAGAAAGTGGGGCGCTTTTTTCAGGAACGGAAGGACTTAATTTCTTATGGACGCCACAATTAGATTCGATTTGGTCCACCAAGGTATGGTTAGCAGCTGCGGGACAAGTATTCTTTACTTTGTCATTAGGAATGGGGTCTATCCAGTGTTATGCTTCCTATATAAAAAGAAAGGATGACATTGCACTTAATTCCATGAGTGCAGGTTGGATGAATTCCTTTGTCGAAATTGTTTTGGGTTCTTCTATCCTAATTCCTATTTCAATAGGCTACTTAGGAGTGGATCAGGTGGTTGAAATGACAAAAAACGGTGGTTTAAGTTTAGGATTTAAAACCTTACCTTATCTATTTGAACAGTGGGGAAGAGTGCTGGCAGCTTTGGCTGGTTTAGCTTGGTTCGGACTCTTGTTTTTTGCAGGTATTACTTCTTCTTTGGCTATGGGAACACCTGTGATGGGATTCTTACAAGATGAATTTAATTGGAAGCGAAAAAATGCAGCTTATGCTTTGGGTGCAATTGTATTGTTACTCGGCCTTCCAACCGTTATATTCTTTGATTACGGTGTGTTTGATGAATATGATTATTGGGCAGGAACTGTTTCATTAGTCGTATTCGCTCTCCTAGAATTGATTCTATTTGCATGGGTATTTGGAATGGATAAGGGATGGAATGAAATCAACACAGGAGCAGATATTAAAGTTCCAACTTTATTTAAATATGTGATTAAGTATATTACACCTATCATTCTTGGGTTTGTGTTCTTTGCAAGTATCCCTGAAATTTGGGGTAAAATCACCAATAAAGAAATATATGCTGCAATTGCTGCAGCAACTTCACAAGGGGAAATTGATGCCTTGGAAACAAAAATGTTATTTGTGAATATCTCTCGTGCAGGACTTCTTCTTGTCTGGTTGGGTATTGCATATTTTGTACATGTTGCCTACCGTAAGCGTATTAGAGAAGGCAGGTTTACATCCTAA
- a CDS encoding polysaccharide biosynthesis/export family protein: MKNILFILAFCFLLTSTSCNLRKRMVYFQTDVTDSTASNFTPTIKVDDILSVVISADNPETAIPFNFPITNNINSANGYTTGNPERNGYLVDGNGNIHIPVVGKVHVAGLTRMEAVDQLSKTLEDYLKNPVVNLQIMNYKVTVLGDVKNPGTFKIPNERLTVLEAIGLAGDLKITGMRKNILVIRDIDGKKTQYRIDLTKTEEVFASPAYYLQQNDVVYVEPNLNEKVNGTFWRSTATIFTSIAAVILSTISILIRVK, translated from the coding sequence ATGAAAAACATACTTTTCATCCTAGCTTTTTGCTTTCTACTCACAAGCACATCTTGTAATCTTCGTAAGCGTATGGTGTATTTCCAAACGGATGTGACAGATAGCACAGCATCCAACTTCACCCCTACGATCAAAGTAGATGATATTTTGTCAGTTGTGATAAGTGCTGATAACCCTGAAACAGCTATTCCTTTTAATTTCCCAATCACCAATAATATTAACAGTGCCAATGGATATACCACAGGTAACCCAGAAAGAAATGGCTACTTGGTTGATGGAAATGGGAATATCCATATTCCTGTGGTTGGCAAAGTACACGTAGCTGGATTGACACGTATGGAAGCAGTCGATCAATTATCTAAAACCTTAGAAGATTATTTAAAGAACCCTGTGGTGAACTTACAAATCATGAATTATAAGGTAACCGTATTAGGAGACGTGAAAAATCCAGGGACATTCAAGATACCCAATGAGCGTTTAACTGTACTGGAAGCCATTGGCTTAGCCGGTGACTTAAAGATTACAGGGATGAGAAAAAACATATTGGTCATTCGAGATATAGACGGAAAAAAGACACAATACCGCATTGATTTAACCAAAACAGAAGAAGTTTTTGCATCTCCTGCCTATTATTTACAACAAAATGACGTCGTTTACGTAGAACCTAACCTAAATGAAAAAGTGAATGGTACATTTTGGAGATCTACCGCTACGATATTTACCTCGATAGCAGCAGTAATCCTATCTACCATTAGTATTTTAATACGTGTCAAATAA
- a CDS encoding TonB-dependent receptor → MKNILLVFLLAILSFLSFGQEMKFTGTVNDTTNQTPLSDAVIMAVRLKDGLLLGFTRSNADGSFELRGVPIDTMELVISHYSFDEKRFYIIGSADNYEINIPNIILPEQATELEEVIVYANKEPIYFRGDTLVYVADSFAVKENAVVEDLLKNLPGISVDENGNVSSQGRQVTKVLVDGDEFFGSDPTIATRNLRADGVDKVEIYETEDDRSGGNTEEKIQVLDVKLKDDAKKGYFGKVAGAGGFNTEYFDKKPNGRIFYQGELLANYFNKDLKVSVFGLGSNTPNTGFSYRDASRFGLTNEMKGGWMSTLTPTRVNGLPENYKAGFYFSNKLGKKVKLGVNYTYNDSRIITEDIRDGQYFFKGFEGITKDSTYNKVDSTYNSQMQQSHTVNLQLDYDINDKTTLTLKSNFVYRDEKQEKNSFTNFIDSKDNRFSANDIHNKNKADGMDANIELNFNRKFEKKYREFNATYQFGYTQMERETELNSNLYFIQFVTPDSTFDQQRQMRNKTTGHRLLLDYTEPISRQFRLKFQYRLDYFYGNQITETFDRTPTGYDGFSPMYSADFTNDRIENRGSAGIYFANTKQTLEVGARIRNVLINNLNNTLEVNINQNVTDVLPYLEYQYKFSNAQRLRLTYTTSSDQPSLDQLQPIRDNTDPNSLVIGNPDLKPNYNHSLQLFYNKWNAINQSFIYAGGYYTYMNNAFSNAIFYLPTGHSVSTAINVDGNMLGGFYAGTGFPVFKKILRIRPQASGGYSNFKTEINKQLNIIQNYNLDGSLTLEVRSDTMEVSLSASYSYNYPMSNLSMGLNEPYLVQRYKASIYFDLPFRFIIESDATYEINSRRAEGYNLKPFIWNAKLSRRFLKTGNLVIHFEVNDIFNKNVGISRNVGTNVITDMRSRVIARYFMIGATWRFNNSKTKEDEGKNMWF, encoded by the coding sequence ATGAAAAATATACTTCTTGTTTTCCTTTTGGCAATTTTGTCTTTCTTGAGTTTTGGACAAGAAATGAAATTTACAGGAACAGTAAATGACACCACCAATCAAACTCCACTTTCGGATGCAGTTATTATGGCTGTTCGGTTAAAAGATGGGTTATTGTTAGGATTTACACGTTCTAATGCAGATGGATCCTTTGAATTAAGAGGTGTTCCAATTGATACGATGGAATTAGTAATTTCTCATTATTCATTTGATGAAAAACGCTTTTACATTATTGGCTCAGCAGATAATTATGAAATAAATATCCCTAATATTATTTTACCAGAGCAAGCAACAGAACTTGAAGAGGTGATTGTTTATGCCAATAAAGAACCTATTTACTTTAGAGGAGACACCTTAGTCTATGTCGCAGATTCTTTTGCTGTAAAAGAAAATGCAGTGGTGGAAGATTTATTAAAAAATCTACCCGGAATTTCAGTAGATGAAAATGGAAATGTCAGTTCACAAGGACGGCAAGTGACTAAAGTGTTAGTAGATGGGGATGAGTTCTTTGGTTCTGACCCAACAATTGCTACCCGGAATTTGCGCGCCGATGGCGTAGATAAAGTTGAAATATACGAAACTGAAGATGATAGATCCGGTGGAAATACAGAAGAGAAAATTCAGGTCTTGGATGTCAAACTGAAAGACGACGCAAAAAAAGGTTACTTTGGAAAAGTGGCTGGAGCAGGTGGATTCAATACCGAATATTTTGATAAGAAACCGAATGGCCGCATCTTTTATCAGGGTGAATTATTGGCAAATTATTTCAATAAAGATTTGAAAGTTTCCGTATTTGGATTGGGTTCAAATACACCCAATACCGGTTTTAGTTATCGAGACGCTTCTCGCTTTGGTTTAACCAATGAAATGAAAGGAGGATGGATGTCCACGTTAACTCCAACACGTGTAAATGGTTTGCCTGAAAACTACAAAGCAGGTTTTTATTTTTCGAATAAACTCGGTAAAAAGGTGAAATTAGGTGTCAATTATACGTATAACGATAGTAGAATAATCACTGAAGATATACGAGATGGTCAATATTTCTTTAAAGGTTTTGAGGGAATCACAAAAGATTCTACCTATAATAAAGTTGATTCTACCTACAATTCTCAAATGCAGCAATCACATACAGTAAATCTTCAATTAGACTATGATATCAATGATAAAACAACGCTTACACTTAAGTCTAATTTCGTGTATAGAGATGAAAAGCAAGAAAAGAATAGCTTTACAAATTTTATAGATTCTAAAGATAACCGTTTTAGTGCCAACGATATTCATAACAAAAATAAGGCAGATGGAATGGATGCTAATATTGAGCTAAACTTTAATCGAAAATTTGAAAAGAAATACCGTGAATTCAATGCAACTTACCAATTTGGATATACACAGATGGAAAGAGAAACAGAATTAAATTCTAATTTGTATTTTATTCAGTTTGTTACGCCAGATTCTACTTTTGATCAACAACGCCAAATGAGAAATAAAACGACTGGACATCGTTTGTTATTAGACTATACAGAACCTATTTCACGTCAGTTCCGTTTGAAATTTCAGTATCGTTTGGATTATTTCTATGGTAATCAAATTACGGAAACTTTTGATAGAACACCAACTGGTTATGATGGTTTCTCACCTATGTATAGCGCAGACTTTACCAATGACCGTATTGAAAATAGAGGATCTGCTGGAATCTATTTTGCGAACACCAAACAAACGTTAGAAGTAGGTGCCCGTATTCGAAATGTATTGATTAATAATTTGAATAATACCCTGGAGGTGAATATTAATCAGAATGTAACTGATGTGTTACCTTATTTAGAATATCAATATAAGTTTTCCAATGCACAACGTTTGCGGTTAACATATACCACAAGTTCTGACCAACCAAGTTTAGATCAGTTACAACCAATCCGAGACAATACCGATCCGAACAGTTTGGTAATAGGTAATCCTGATTTGAAACCTAATTACAATCATAGTCTGCAATTATTCTATAATAAGTGGAATGCTATTAACCAAAGTTTTATCTATGCAGGAGGTTATTATACGTATATGAATAATGCATTTTCAAATGCTATCTTTTACCTTCCAACAGGTCACTCAGTTTCTACTGCAATTAACGTAGATGGGAATATGCTTGGAGGATTCTATGCGGGTACTGGATTCCCTGTGTTTAAGAAAATATTACGTATTCGTCCACAAGCATCTGGAGGATACTCCAATTTTAAAACTGAAATTAACAAACAATTAAACATTATTCAAAATTATAACTTGGATGGTAGCTTGACTTTAGAAGTAAGAAGTGATACCATGGAGGTGAGTTTGAGTGCCAGTTACAGTTATAATTATCCGATGAGTAATTTATCTATGGGCTTAAACGAACCGTATTTGGTGCAACGATATAAGGCTTCCATTTATTTTGATTTACCATTCCGATTTATTATTGAAAGTGATGCAACTTACGAAATTAATTCACGCCGAGCTGAAGGATACAATTTAAAACCTTTCATTTGGAATGCTAAGTTGAGTCGCCGCTTTTTAAAAACAGGAAACTTAGTTATTCACTTTGAAGTGAACGATATCTTTAATAAGAATGTAGGCATTTCAAGAAATGTAGGAACTAATGTGATAACTGATATGAGAAGTAGAGTAATTGCTCGTTACTTTATGATTGGGGCAACATGGAGATTTAATAATTCTAAAACCAAAGAAGATGAGGGAAAGAATATGTGGTTCTAA